The DNA region AGCACACCGGGAGCATTGTCCTCGATGCGGAAGGTGCCGCCATGCAGGCGCGTAACTGCATCCACCAGCGAAAGGCCAAGGCCAGAACCCGCCTCCGACCGACTGACTTCCAGCCTTACGAAGCGCTCAAGCACACGGCGACGTTCCTCGGCGGGAATGCCAGGCCCATTGTCGCCCACCTCGATCAGTACACGACCATGCTGGCGATGAAGGCCAATGGTGACGCGTCCCTGCCCCTCACCGTCGGGCTTGGCATATTTAACCGCGTTTTCGAGCAGATTGACCATAGCCTGCCCGATAAGTTCGCGATTGGCGCGCAGGCGGACCTCCGGCTCGATGGTAGTCTCCACGACGATGTTGGCGTCTTCGGCGACAGGACTATAAAGCTCGGCGACATCGGCGACGACGGCGCTGACATCTACCTCACTCAAGGCGCCACTAGGGGCGCCGGCCTCCGCCCGTGCAATCATCAAAAGGGCATTGAAGGTCTGGATGAGCCGATCGCTCTCGGCAATCGTGGTTTCCAGCGCCGACTGCCGCGTTGCGTCGGTGGCGCCGTCGCGGAGGGCCGACTCAGCCTGGTTGCGCAGGCGGGTCAGCGGTGTCTTGAGATCATGCGCCACATTGTCGGTGACCTCCTTGAGCCCCTGTAGCAATTGCTCGATCCGATCCAGCATGGCGTTGAGATTGGTCGCGAGACCATCAAACTCGTCGTTGCGGCTGGTCACCGGCACGCGCTCGGAGAGATTGCCCGACATGATCTTTGTGGAGGTGTCGCGAATGGTGTCGATGCGCTTGAGCACGCGACGAGCCGTGATGCCGCCGGCGATCACGGAGAAGAGGATGATCCCGATCACACCAACAAGGAAGCTCTGGACGATGATGGCGGAAAAGCCCCGACGCTCCACGACGTCACGGCCCACCACAAGGCGCATGCCGTTGGCAAGCACGACAGAGCGCACAACCGCATAGCCCCGCGGGCCGGACGTGAACTCGTTAGCGTCCCCGCTTTCCCCGAACGGATCGGCACGCTCATAGTCAAAGGCGTAGACGCCAGGCTGCAGCAGCACATAAGCGGGCACGTCGGCCACGTTGCCGAGCAAGTACTGACCCGTGGCATCCCCGAGATAATAGACGCCGGGCCCGGGCGAGCGAGAAACGCGATCAACGGCATAGGCCAACGCTCGGATACCCTGATTGGCATCGATGCTCTGCAAGACCCGCACCTCCCGCTCGATCTGGTTGGCCTGCTGGCGCTGAATCGAAACGGAGGATTGCCAGCCGATGAAGGCCAGCAGCAGGATGGCAAAAACCACAAAGATCAGAATGAATGTGGCTGTCAGCCGGACCGTGGACGTGCGGACAAGTTGAAGGAAACGGCTCACGCGCTACTCGCGGATCGTATAGCCGGCGCCACGCACTGTTTGCAGGAGCGCGGTGGCATGGCCCTTGTCGATCTTGGAGCGGAGGCGCGACATATGCACATCGATGACGTTGGTCTGGGGGTCGAAATGGTAATCCCAAACATTCTCCAGCAGCATGGTGCGGGTCACGACCTTACCGGCATTCTTCATGAGGTATTCAAGCAGCCGGAATTCACGTGGCTGCAGGAGGATAGTCTCGCCACCCCGCTCAACCTTGCGCGACAACCGGTCCAGGGAGAGATCTCCGACCTGGTAGTGCGTCGCCGCCTCGGACGGGCTGGATCGCCGCGCCAGCACTTCCACGCGGGCAAGCAGTTCGGTGAATGCGTAGGGCTTGGTCAGATAGTCGTCACCGCCGGCGCGTAGCCCCGTTACGCGGTCATCGACTTCACCCAGTGCCGACAGGATCAGTACCGGGCTTTTGTTGCCCTCGGCGCGCAGCGATTCAATGATGGACAGGCCGTCGCGGCGCGGCAGCATGCGGTCGACGATGAGCACGTCGTAATCCATGCCGGAAGCCATGGCATAGCCGGTGTCACCGTCGGTTGCATGGTGGGTCACGTGCCCGGCCTCGTCCAGCGCTTGGATCAGGTAACTGGCGGCCTCGCGGTCGTCCTCGATCAGTAGAATTTTCACCGCGAGCCCTCGCGACCACAGATACAATTCGGCCCCGAAGCGAACTCCGGGGCCGGTTTAGCCTACTCGCTCAGCGGCAGGCCGACAAAGCGGGTCACGCCATCACGGCTCAGCTTTACCAGCGCCGTGTTGCGACCACGATCCTGCACGCCTTCGATGGCGGACTCGAAGTCTTCCACGCTCGAAACGGGCTGGTTGTCGACCTCAAGAATGGTGTCACCGACCGAGAAGCCCTTCTGGGCAGCCTCGGAGGCGGGATCAACATCCTGAATCAGGAGGCCATCAGTGCCGTCGCCATTGGGAACCAGGGTCAGACCAACGCTAGTTTCACCGGAGGGAACTTCCTCCTGCGGCACAGGCGCTTCCTCGCTCGGAGCAGCTGGTTGTTCAGACAGCGTACCAAGAGTGACGGAGAGTGTCGTTTCCTCGCCATCACGCCAGATGGTCAGCTCGACGGTGCTGTCGGGCGCCTTGCCGGCGATCGTGCGGCTGAGGTCGAGCGCATCGTCGATCTGCTCGCCGTCCACCTCAAGGATGATGTCGCCAGACTGAATGCCTGCCGGAGCGGCCGGACCATCGGGCGCGGCATCCTGCACGATTGCACCAAGCGGCTGGTCAAGACCGACGCTGTCAGCGATGTCGCGGCTGACGTCCTGGATGGAAACACCTAGATAGCCACGGGTGACCGAGCCGGTCTCGATCAGCTGACGAACGATCTGCTTCACCGTCTGAGCGGGAATGGCGAACGCGATACCGACATTGCCACCATTAGGCGAATAGATCGCGGTGTTGACGCCAACCACTTCGCCTTCGGTGTTAAAGGCCGGACCACCCGAGTTGCCGGTGTTTACCGCCGCGTCGATCTGGAGGAAGTCGCCATAATTGGAGCCGCCGATATTGCGGCCCGCACCGGAGATCACGCCAACGGTGACGGTGCCACCCAGGCCAAAGGGATTACCGACCGCAACGACCCAATCACCAACGCGGCTGGCTTCGTCCTCGAAGGTTACGAAAGGCAAGTCTTCGCCCTCGATCTTGAGCACGGCCAGATCGGTGCGCTCGTCGGTACCGACGACTTCAGCAACCTGCTCGGTACCATCGTCGAAGACGACCGTGACCTTGGTGGCATCGGCTACCACGTGATTATTGGTGACGACGAAGCCGTCAGCCGAAATCACGAAACCCGAGCCAGCAGCCATGAAGCGGCGCGGTGGCATTGGCACATCTTCTCCGCCCGGACCGGGCATGCCGAACTGGTCACCACCGAACTGGTCGAAGAAATCGCGGAAGGGGTGCCCCTCAGGCAGGTCGGGGAAATTGAAGTTGAACTCGCGGCCACCACGTTGCATGGAGCGGGGAGACTCTTCGGCTTCGACCAGAATGGAGACCACGGCAGGGCTCACCGCCTCAACCAGATCGGCGAAGCCTTCCTGCTGATTGCGGGGCGCGACCGAGATCTCAGCGGCAGGTTGAACCTGAGCGATGGCATTCTGACCGGTCATGACGAATGCGGTGCTGACACCGCCAACGCCAACCATCAACGCCAGGGCGGAAGCCCCGAGCCAACGGCTTGTACGCTTGAGTATAGTCGTGCGCATGAATTCACTCTCCTTGGGGAAGCCCTCACAGCTTATGCTGTAGATATGGAATGCCTCGCCTTTCAGAGAAGTTGCCCCAACATTAAACCTTGGTAATGCGCATCAAGGTGCGTAGCCGCGCTAGGAGCGCCCCTCGTCCCCTGGTTCGGCCATGAGATCGTCCAAAGCCGCCTGCTCCTGGGGCGAAAGCCCACCGCCATCCGTGGAGGAGCGGCGCCGGGACATCACCCACAATCCGCCGAGTCCGGCGGCGAGCAGCGCCGGTGCGGCGACCCAGAGCAACAAAGTGTGACCACCAAGCCTCGGGTTGAGCAGCACATATTCTCCGTAGCGATCGACCAGATACTGACGCACTTGCTCGTCGGTATCGCCGGCGACTAGCCGCTCGCGAACGATGACGCGCAGGTCGCGAGCAAGATCGGCATCGCTGTCGTCGATGGACTGGTTCTGGCAGACTAGGCAGCGCAATCCAGCCGAGATGTCACGCGCCCGCTGCTCGAGCACCGGGTCGTCCAGGATCTCGTTGGGGCTGAGCGCAGCCACTGGCGCGGCCAGCAGTAGAGCAAGGGCGAGAAGCAGGCTTCGCATCCAATTCATTGCGCCGGCTCCGGAACAGGCCTGCTCGCCCGACGGGGAGCGCCAACGCGCAGCCGCCGGTCGGTTAGGGAAAGGCAGCCGGCAAACGCCATCAGCAGTGCACCCAGCCAGATCAGGGTGATGTAGGGCTTGTACCAAACCCGAACCACATGCGTATCGTCCAGCGGCTCGCCCAACTGCAGATAAAGCTGGGAGAAGCCGTAGGTGGTAATGGCCGCCTCTGTGGTTGGCATGCCGCTCGCAACATAGGTCCGCCGATCGGCCACCAGTTCACGCGTGCCGTTGTCCGGCGCGGTGACGGTGAAATGCCCCGCATCGGCGATGTAATTGGGCCCGGGAAGCTGCTCGAAGCTGTCGAAGGCAATTGTGTAGCCGGATAGCTCCGCTGTTTCGCCCGGATTGAGGGTCGTGACCAGTTCGGTTTCCCAGGCTGTGGTCGCTACGATGCCGAGTACAGTAACGCCCATACCGAAATGGCCAATGGCGGTAGACCAGGCCGAGCGCGGCAAGCCGACCAGTCGTCGCCAGCTTTCCCGCAGGGGAATGCGGCCGAGCCGACTGCGCTCGACCAGTTCGGCAATGGCGCCGAACGCCACCCAGAAGCCGAGCAGCAGACCCAAAGGCGCTAGCGAAATCGACACCCCGCCAAGGGCCGAGATCAGGATGGTGACGAAGATGGCCAGCGCTGCGGCGCCGATAAGCCGCTGTGCGGCACTTACGATGTCGGCTCGTTTCCAGGCGAGC from Devosia sp. RR2S18 includes:
- a CDS encoding cytochrome c-type biogenesis protein, whose amino-acid sequence is MNWMRSLLLALALLLAAPVAALSPNEILDDPVLEQRARDISAGLRCLVCQNQSIDDSDADLARDLRVIVRERLVAGDTDEQVRQYLVDRYGEYVLLNPRLGGHTLLLWVAAPALLAAGLGGLWVMSRRRSSTDGGGLSPQEQAALDDLMAEPGDEGRS
- a CDS encoding ATP-binding protein, with the translated sequence MSRFLQLVRTSTVRLTATFILIFVVFAILLLAFIGWQSSVSIQRQQANQIEREVRVLQSIDANQGIRALAYAVDRVSRSPGPGVYYLGDATGQYLLGNVADVPAYVLLQPGVYAFDYERADPFGESGDANEFTSGPRGYAVVRSVVLANGMRLVVGRDVVERRGFSAIIVQSFLVGVIGIILFSVIAGGITARRVLKRIDTIRDTSTKIMSGNLSERVPVTSRNDEFDGLATNLNAMLDRIEQLLQGLKEVTDNVAHDLKTPLTRLRNQAESALRDGATDATRQSALETTIAESDRLIQTFNALLMIARAEAGAPSGALSEVDVSAVVADVAELYSPVAEDANIVVETTIEPEVRLRANRELIGQAMVNLLENAVKYAKPDGEGQGRVTIGLHRQHGRVLIEVGDNGPGIPAEERRRVLERFVRLEVSRSEAGSGLGLSLVDAVTRLHGGTFRIEDNAPGVLAVIDLPDT
- a CDS encoding response regulator transcription factor; the encoded protein is MKILLIEDDREAASYLIQALDEAGHVTHHATDGDTGYAMASGMDYDVLIVDRMLPRRDGLSIIESLRAEGNKSPVLILSALGEVDDRVTGLRAGGDDYLTKPYAFTELLARVEVLARRSSPSEAATHYQVGDLSLDRLSRKVERGGETILLQPREFRLLEYLMKNAGKVVTRTMLLENVWDYHFDPQTNVIDVHMSRLRSKIDKGHATALLQTVRGAGYTIRE
- a CDS encoding Do family serine endopeptidase, whose product is MRTTILKRTSRWLGASALALMVGVGGVSTAFVMTGQNAIAQVQPAAEISVAPRNQQEGFADLVEAVSPAVVSILVEAEESPRSMQRGGREFNFNFPDLPEGHPFRDFFDQFGGDQFGMPGPGGEDVPMPPRRFMAAGSGFVISADGFVVTNNHVVADATKVTVVFDDGTEQVAEVVGTDERTDLAVLKIEGEDLPFVTFEDEASRVGDWVVAVGNPFGLGGTVTVGVISGAGRNIGGSNYGDFLQIDAAVNTGNSGGPAFNTEGEVVGVNTAIYSPNGGNVGIAFAIPAQTVKQIVRQLIETGSVTRGYLGVSIQDVSRDIADSVGLDQPLGAIVQDAAPDGPAAPAGIQSGDIILEVDGEQIDDALDLSRTIAGKAPDSTVELTIWRDGEETTLSVTLGTLSEQPAAPSEEAPVPQEEVPSGETSVGLTLVPNGDGTDGLLIQDVDPASEAAQKGFSVGDTILEVDNQPVSSVEDFESAIEGVQDRGRNTALVKLSRDGVTRFVGLPLSE